GCTGCGCGAGGCGGGCCTGACCACCGCCCACTACGTCAGCCCCTCCGTGTGGGCCTGGCGCCAGGGGCGGGTCAAGGGCATCGCGAAGTCTGTGGATGCCATGCTCACCTTCCTGCCCTTCGAGGCAGCCTTCTACGCCCGCCACCGGGTGCCGGTGGCCTTCGTCGGCCACCCGCTGGCCGACGAGCTGCCCCTCGAGAACGACCGGACTGCCATGCGCACCGCCCTGGGCCTGCCCGGCGAGGGCGAGGTGCTGGCGCTGCTGCCCGGCTCCCGGGCCAACGAGATCCGCTTTCTCGGCGAGACCTTTCTCGCCGCCGCCGAACGGCTCAGTGCGGCGCGCCCGGGCCTGCACCTGGTGGTGCCGGCGGCCACGCCAAAGCGGCGCGAGGAGCTCGCGGCGCTGCTGGCCGGCCACCCCGGGCTTGCCGAGCGGCTGACCCTGCTCGACGGCCAGGCCCGGGAGGCGATGGTGGCCAGTGACGCCGTGCTGCTCGCCTCCGGCACCGCGGCGCTCGAGGCGATGCTCTGCCACCGCCCGATGCTGGTGGCCTATCGGATGGCGCCGGCGACCCACTGGCTCGCCCGGCGTCTGGTCAAGACCGAGTGGATCTCGCTGCCCAACCTGATCGCCCGGGAGACCCTGGTGCCGGAGCTGATCCAGGAGGCGGCGAGCCCCGAGGCGATCGCCGACCGGCTCGGCGCGATGCTCGACGACGCCCCGGGCCGCGTCGCCCTGGAGGCGCGCTTCGCGGCGATGCATGCGGGCCTGCAGCGCGACGCCAGCCGCCGGGCGGCGGAGGCCATCGAGGCCCTGGTGGCCGGCCGGCCGCTGCCCGAGAGCGTAGCCCCGGAGCGGGCCGGGGAGGCGGCATCGT
The Halomonas alkalicola DNA segment above includes these coding regions:
- the lpxB gene encoding lipid-A-disaccharide synthase, whose amino-acid sequence is MATAERQAVRRVYLVAGELSGDILGAGLMRALRARHPGVEFRGIGGPRMIREGIDSRFPLETLSVMGLVEVLKHLPGLIRVRRTLRADALAWQPDIMVGIDAPDFNLGLEGQLREAGLTTAHYVSPSVWAWRQGRVKGIAKSVDAMLTFLPFEAAFYARHRVPVAFVGHPLADELPLENDRTAMRTALGLPGEGEVLALLPGSRANEIRFLGETFLAAAERLSAARPGLHLVVPAATPKRREELAALLAGHPGLAERLTLLDGQAREAMVASDAVLLASGTAALEAMLCHRPMLVAYRMAPATHWLARRLVKTEWISLPNLIARETLVPELIQEAASPEAIADRLGAMLDDAPGRVALEARFAAMHAGLQRDASRRAAEAIEALVAGRPLPESVAPERAGEAAS